The Pseudomonas fluorescens genome segment CAGGTCGTGCATTTCGACACTCAGGTCGACCGTTCGCTGAAAGCCTGGGTCATGGGCGCCAATATCAATCTGCCCCACGACATCAGCGTCAGTTGGGCGAAGGTCATGCCGGCGCATTTCCATGCGCGATTCAAGGCGATTGCCCGACGCTATCGCTACGTGATCTACAACGATCAGATCCGCCCGGCGCATCTCAACGAAGAAATCACCTGGAATCACCGCCCGCTGGATGTCGAGCGCATGGCCGAGGCCGCGAAGTACCTGATCGGCACCCATGATTTCAGCGCTTTCCGTGCCGGCCAGTGCCAGGCCAAGTCGCCGATCAAGCAGATGCATCACTTGCGCGTGACCCGTCACGGCAAAATGATCGTGCTGGACATCCGCGCCAATGCCTTCCTGCACCACATGGTGCGCAACATCGCCGGGGTGTTGATGACGATCGGCGCCGGGGAGCGGCCGCCGGAGTGGATGAAAGAAGTGCTGGAGAGCCGCGAGCGGCGTTCCGGCGGGGTTACGGCGCATCCGTTCGGGCTGTATCTGGTACAGGTCGAGTACCACGACGAGTTCCCGTTGCCCGAGCGCTTCATCGGGCCACATTTCCTTACGGGTTTCTCGGAACTTGACGGCTGACGCCCTCGAGTGCATTTGTTACCATCCGGGACTTTCCCGGATTTGCCTTGAGGTTCTTATCGACATGTCGGCCGTTCGCAGCAAGATTTGCGGGATTACCCGCATGGAAGATGCGTTGGCAGCCGTCGAGGCAGGGGCCGATGCCATCGGTTTTGTGTTCTACGCTAAAAGTCCCCGGGCGGTGACCGTGCAGCAGGCGCGGGCGATCATCGCCGCATTGCCGCCGTTCGTGACCACGGTCGGGCTGTTCGTCAATGCCAGCCGCTGCGAGCTCGGGGAAATCCTCGATGCCGTGCCGCTGGATCTGCTGCAGTTCCACGGCGACGAGACCGCCGCCGAGTGTGAAGGCTGGCACCGGCCGTACATCAAGGCCTTGCGGGTCAAGGCGGGCGATGACATTGCCGCTGCCTGCGATGCCTACCCGAGCGCCAGTGGCGTGTTGCTCGACACTTATGTCGAAGGCGTGCCAGGCGGAACCGGCGAGGCGTTTGACTGGTCATTGATTCCGCAAGGCTTGAGCAAACCGTTGATTCTGGCCGGCGGCCTGACGCCGGAGAACGTCGCTGAGGCCATCGCCCGAGTGCGGCCATATGCCGTGGACGTCAGCGGCGGAGTAGAGGCGAGCAAGGGCATCAAGGATCACGCAAAGATTCGGGCGTTCATCAACGCCGTACGTTGATGTGACGGCTGGCAGACTGCCGCCGTCCACAGCTCTGTAGAAAAGAGGCTGAGGGTCTTTTCGGGTTGTACGCAGGTCAGTTCCGCTGACCCGGCAATCCATCGATCATCGCCACACATGAATTTAGCTGAAGGGCATACGCGGGGCCGCGAACCAGAGCGTTCGGGCCGCCGGTACTGGAGAAAGAAAGCATGAGCAACTGGTTGGTAGACAAGCTGATCCCTTCGATCATGCGTTCGGAGGTCAAGAAGAGCTCGGTGCCTGAAGGCCTGTGGCACAAATGCCCGTCCTGCGAGGCCGTGCTGTATCGTCCGGAGCTGGAAAAGACCCTGGACGTTTGCCCTAAATGCAACCACCACATGCGCATCGGCGCACGTGCGCGTATCGATATCTTCCTTGACGCCGAAGGCCGTGCCGAACTGGGCGCCGATCTGGAGCCGGTTGACCGTCTGAAATTCCGCGACGGCAAGAAGTACAAGGACCGTCTGGTCGCTGCCCAGAAGCAGACCGGTGAGAAAGACGCACTGGTTTCCATGAGCGGCACCCTGCTGGGCATGCCTGTCGTGGTTTCGGCGTTCGAATTCAGCTTCATGGGCGGTTCCATGGGCGCCATCGTCGGTGAGCGCTTCGTGCGCGCCGCCAACTACGCCCTGGAAAACCGTTGCCCGATGGTCTGCTTCTCCGCTTCCGGTGGCGCGCGCATGCAGGAAGCCCTGATCTCGCTGATGCAGATGGCCAAGACCTCGGCCGTGCTGGCGCGCCTGCGTGAAGAAGGCATTCCGTTCATCTCCGTTCTGACCGACCCGGTCTACGGCGGCGTTTCCGCCAGTCTGGCGATGCTGGGCGACGTGATCGTCGGCGAGCCTAAGGCTCTGATCGGCTTCGCCGGTCCGCGGGTGATTGAACAGACAGTGCGTGAAAAACTGCCGGAAGGCTTCCAGCGCAGCGAATTCCTGCTGGAGCACGGCGCAATCGACCTGATCATCGACCGTCGCGAGCTGCGTCCGCGTCTGGGTAACCTGCTGGCACAACTGACCGGCAAGCCGACGCCAACCTACGTTGCTGCGCCGATCGAGCCGATCGTCGTTCCGCCGGTGCCTGCCAACGTATGACCGAGCGCACCCTTGGCGAGTGGCTCGCCTACCTTGAGCAGTTGCATCCCTCGGCCATCGACATGGGGCTGGAGCGTTCGCAACAGGTAGCGTCCCGCATGGGGCTGGGCCAGCCGGCGCCTCGGGTGATTACGGTCACCGGCACCAACGGCAAGGGTTCGACCTGCGCTTTCGTGGCTTCGCTGCTGCGGGCGCAGGGCCTGAGCGTTGGTGTCTACAATTCTCCGCACCTGCTGCGTTATAACGAGCGGGTGCAGCTCAATGGCGTCGAAGCCACTGATGCGCAGCTGTGCGAAGCCTTCGCGGCGGTCGAGGCCGGGCGTGGCGAGACGTCTCTGACCTACTTCGAAATGGGCACGCTGGCGGCGTTCTGGCTGTTTCAGCAGGCCGGACTCGATGCGGTGGTGCTGGAAGTCGGGCTGGGCGGGCGTCTGGACACGGTCAACGTGGTCGATGCCGACATCGCACTGGTCACCAGTATTGGTGTCGATCATGCCGATTACCTGGGCAATACCCGCGAATCCGTGGCCTTCGAGAAGGCCGGGATTTTCCGCCAGGGCAAACCTGCGCTGTGCGGTGATCT includes the following:
- a CDS encoding phosphoribosylanthranilate isomerase — translated: MSAVRSKICGITRMEDALAAVEAGADAIGFVFYAKSPRAVTVQQARAIIAALPPFVTTVGLFVNASRCELGEILDAVPLDLLQFHGDETAAECEGWHRPYIKALRVKAGDDIAAACDAYPSASGVLLDTYVEGVPGGTGEAFDWSLIPQGLSKPLILAGGLTPENVAEAIARVRPYAVDVSGGVEASKGIKDHAKIRAFINAVR
- the accD gene encoding acetyl-CoA carboxylase, carboxyltransferase subunit beta — translated: MSNWLVDKLIPSIMRSEVKKSSVPEGLWHKCPSCEAVLYRPELEKTLDVCPKCNHHMRIGARARIDIFLDAEGRAELGADLEPVDRLKFRDGKKYKDRLVAAQKQTGEKDALVSMSGTLLGMPVVVSAFEFSFMGGSMGAIVGERFVRAANYALENRCPMVCFSASGGARMQEALISLMQMAKTSAVLARLREEGIPFISVLTDPVYGGVSASLAMLGDVIVGEPKALIGFAGPRVIEQTVREKLPEGFQRSEFLLEHGAIDLIIDRRELRPRLGNLLAQLTGKPTPTYVAAPIEPIVVPPVPANV
- the truA gene encoding tRNA pseudouridine(38-40) synthase TruA, which gives rise to MAPEGFFRVALGVEYKGSRYSGWQRQSTGVLTVQETLEKALSKVANSPISLQCAGRTDAGVHACGQVVHFDTQVDRSLKAWVMGANINLPHDISVSWAKVMPAHFHARFKAIARRYRYVIYNDQIRPAHLNEEITWNHRPLDVERMAEAAKYLIGTHDFSAFRAGQCQAKSPIKQMHHLRVTRHGKMIVLDIRANAFLHHMVRNIAGVLMTIGAGERPPEWMKEVLESRERRSGGVTAHPFGLYLVQVEYHDEFPLPERFIGPHFLTGFSELDG